CCGGAAAGGGCGGGGTCGGAAAGACCTCGCTCTGCGCCTGGATGGGGGACCATCTCTCCCGCCGGGGGCTGGACGTCTGGCTGGTGGACGCCGACACGTCCCTCTCTCTGGGGGCGGCCTGCGGGCTGCCCCCGGAGGCCGTGCCGGCGCCCCTGGCCGCGCGTGAGGACATCGTGCGGGAGCGCATCGGCTCGGGCATCATGTCCCTGACGCCCTTCGTGGACGACCTGCCGGAGGGGCTCAGCGTGGAGCTGCCCCGAGCGCCCGGCCAGGGCCGCCGCAGGCTGCTGGTCATGGGCGGGGTGGACGCTGGCGGCGGGGGCTGCGCCTGCGCGGCCAACGCGCTGCTCAAGGCCGTGCTGGCCTCCATGATCTCGGGGCGGGGGGAGGTGGTCCTGGTGGACCTGGAGGCCGGGGTGGAGCATCTGGGTCGCGGCACCGTCGCCGATGTGGACGGCCTGGTTGTGGTCAGCGAACCAAGCCTGCGCTCCTTGCGCACGGCGGCTGAAGCGGCCAGAATGGCCCGGGAGCTGGGGCTCGCGCGGCAGGCCCTGGTGCTCAACCGCTGTTCCGCCGCGCCGCAGCTGCCCCCGCTGGAGTGTTTGCCTCCCCTGGCGGCGTGCCTGCCGCCGCTGGAAGGGCTCGC
This genomic stretch from Fundidesulfovibrio soli harbors:
- a CDS encoding carbon monoxide dehydrogenase: MKLAFAGKGGVGKTSLCAWMGDHLSRRGLDVWLVDADTSLSLGAACGLPPEAVPAPLAAREDIVRERIGSGIMSLTPFVDDLPEGLSVELPRAPGQGRRRLLVMGGVDAGGGGCACAANALLKAVLASMISGRGEVVLVDLEAGVEHLGRGTVADVDGLVVVSEPSLRSLRTAAEAARMARELGLARQALVLNRCSAAPQLPPLECLPPLAACLPPLEGLAARQLWDGSVLGLPERAAVDAACLAVEAALFT